In Arthrobacter ramosus, one DNA window encodes the following:
- a CDS encoding TetR family transcriptional regulator: MPSDHTKPGVGRSTGRPATIDPDVVAGVALRLFAENGYERTSMEDIAREAGIGRKSLYRYFPSKADLVWGGMEPVVEASGQVLESARTAGPSDGDTFDGGILAGLRAAAIAGVSAIPDLSVTRGRLRLIAEHPELASRSYDALAPQRERARLYLVAQGISESAAGYLCAAYLGATFEAWMQWAAGTDADPVPYLIEALGVLRVPAVRPGG; encoded by the coding sequence ATGCCCTCAGACCATACGAAGCCCGGCGTCGGGCGCTCCACCGGACGCCCGGCGACAATTGATCCGGACGTCGTGGCCGGCGTCGCGCTCCGGCTTTTTGCCGAGAACGGCTACGAGCGGACGTCAATGGAGGACATCGCACGCGAGGCTGGAATCGGGCGAAAGAGCCTGTACCGCTACTTCCCCAGCAAGGCTGACCTCGTCTGGGGTGGCATGGAACCGGTGGTGGAAGCCTCGGGACAGGTACTGGAGAGCGCTCGCACAGCCGGCCCGTCCGACGGCGACACTTTCGACGGCGGCATCCTCGCAGGACTGCGGGCGGCTGCCATCGCCGGGGTTTCGGCGATCCCGGACCTTTCCGTCACGCGCGGGCGCCTGCGCCTGATCGCAGAGCACCCTGAGCTGGCGAGCAGAAGCTACGATGCCCTGGCTCCACAGCGGGAGCGGGCGCGGCTTTACCTCGTGGCGCAAGGCATCAGCGAAAGCGCGGCAGGCTATCTGTGCGCCGCCTATCTCGGGGCGACGTTCGAGGCGTGGATGCAGTGGGCCGCGGGGACAGATGCGGATCCGGTCCCCTACTTAATCGAGGCCCTGGGAGTGCTGCGGGTTCCGGCCGTCCGACCCGGCGGATAA
- a CDS encoding alpha/beta fold hydrolase, protein MSVFVLVPGAGGSAWYWSRVVPLLQEAGHDAVAVDLPGDDENAGLPEYARLVEAATSGRNDVVLVAQSLGGFTAPMVGARTGVAEIVFVNAMIPNPGETPGAWWDNTGWEDARKRAAAAGGYSEEFDVNEYFLHDVPPEVAAEGEPYQRPEANAVFASSCEFVEWPAVPIRVLSGEGDRFFPLEFQRRVARNRLGLEPDVLPGGHLLGLSNPAGVADYLLHR, encoded by the coding sequence GTGAGCGTGTTCGTGCTCGTGCCGGGGGCGGGCGGCTCGGCCTGGTATTGGAGCCGCGTCGTCCCCCTCTTGCAGGAGGCAGGTCACGATGCTGTCGCCGTTGATCTGCCGGGGGACGACGAAAATGCGGGCCTGCCCGAGTACGCACGCTTGGTTGAGGCGGCAACCAGTGGCCGGAACGACGTCGTGCTTGTTGCGCAATCGCTTGGCGGTTTCACGGCGCCGATGGTGGGTGCCCGGACCGGCGTCGCAGAGATCGTCTTCGTGAACGCAATGATTCCCAACCCGGGTGAGACCCCCGGTGCATGGTGGGACAACACGGGCTGGGAGGACGCACGCAAGCGTGCTGCCGCGGCCGGCGGCTACAGCGAAGAGTTCGATGTGAACGAGTACTTCCTCCATGACGTTCCGCCGGAGGTTGCTGCCGAGGGGGAGCCGTACCAACGGCCCGAAGCGAACGCAGTCTTCGCGTCGAGCTGCGAATTCGTGGAGTGGCCGGCGGTGCCCATCAGGGTGCTCAGCGGCGAGGGGGACCGGTTCTTCCCGCTTGAGTTCCAGCGCAGGGTGGCGCGCAATCGCCTAGGGCTTGAGCCGGATGTCCTGCCCGGCGGGCATCTCCTTGGGCTGTCGAATCCGGCCGGGGTTGCTGACTACCTCTTGCACCGATGA
- a CDS encoding ribbon-helix-helix domain-containing protein translates to MTRDVSHFERLSAWTENDMKPAVGKLLRGDGLPADARESNHPSPLDFQIPEELDRALESASQTLSLTPSEILREALSEWLGSHGQPATGHHPFGKHTAL, encoded by the coding sequence ATGACACGAGATGTGAGTCATTTCGAGCGCCTTTCAGCGTGGACTGAAAACGACATGAAGCCAGCCGTCGGCAAGCTTTTGCGCGGTGATGGTTTGCCTGCCGATGCCCGGGAAAGCAACCATCCCTCGCCCCTGGATTTCCAGATTCCTGAGGAACTGGACCGCGCCCTGGAGTCGGCTTCGCAAACGCTCAGTCTTACGCCCAGCGAGATCCTGCGCGAGGCCCTGTCCGAATGGCTGGGCAGCCACGGACAGCCGGCCACGGGCCACCATCCATTCGGGAAACACACCGCGCTGTAA
- a CDS encoding MarR family winged helix-turn-helix transcriptional regulator, with product MDLATPGRPKRTAFLLSQLGAVASSRFADRTREIGLTPSDAGVIRLLGRAPGLSQRSLADRLGAVPSRVVSLIDSLEERGLVERVRSSTDRRNYELHLTNAGKRVLGELRGIAEQHEAELLAPLTTEQIAQLDVLLAQLASGHGLDRDLHRDVGRDGGRSA from the coding sequence ATGGACTTAGCCACACCGGGCCGGCCGAAACGGACCGCTTTTCTCTTGTCGCAGCTTGGTGCCGTGGCGTCGTCGCGTTTTGCCGACCGCACACGCGAGATCGGCCTCACGCCGAGCGATGCCGGTGTCATCCGCTTGCTCGGACGCGCCCCCGGGTTGAGCCAGCGCTCCCTCGCGGACAGGCTCGGTGCCGTCCCCAGCCGGGTGGTTTCACTCATCGACTCGCTTGAGGAACGCGGCCTCGTGGAGAGGGTGCGCAGCAGTACGGACCGGCGGAACTATGAACTCCACCTCACGAACGCCGGCAAGCGCGTGCTGGGGGAACTGCGCGGGATCGCAGAACAGCATGAAGCGGAGCTTCTGGCCCCGCTGACAACGGAGCAGATTGCCCAGCTTGACGTGCTTCTCGCGCAGCTCGCCAGCGGCCACGGGCTGGACAGGGACCTCCACCGCGATGTCGGACGCGACGGCGGACGTAGCGCCTGA
- a CDS encoding DUF4193 domain-containing protein: protein MATDYDELRSDVAESQSTSLQALQSANAPDARSVVRELDEADAFEGNEVPGGEFVAEELIIAVVPQKEDEFTCYSCFLVRHRSQIAREKNGHAYCVECEG from the coding sequence GTGGCAACCGATTACGACGAACTCCGCTCCGACGTCGCGGAATCCCAAAGCACGTCACTTCAGGCCCTGCAGTCTGCCAATGCTCCGGACGCGCGCAGCGTTGTACGCGAGCTGGACGAGGCCGATGCTTTTGAAGGCAACGAGGTACCAGGTGGCGAATTCGTGGCCGAGGAATTGATCATTGCGGTCGTTCCCCAGAAGGAAGACGAGTTCACGTGCTACTCGTGTTTCCTAGTCCGTCACCGCTCCCAGATTGCCCGTGAAAAGAACGGCCACGCGTATTGCGTGGAGTGCGAAGGCTGA
- a CDS encoding ATP-binding cassette domain-containing protein: MDIKAENITVTIEGKDVLKGQSVHATPGETLAFVGPSGCGKTTLLNVLGLLRRVDGGQVHVGGRDATRWDDRRRRRFWQQHAAFVFQDYGLIDEESVEYNVALSQMPIFGLVKRHRAGIESALDRVGLVGRAGEKVSTLSGGEKQRVGLARAMFRSADVIFADEPTASLDLDNRNLVTLFLQEEAARGAAVIIATHDEALIKACDVSLRLGSAVVAKPRLANPAEGYSD; this comes from the coding sequence ATGGATATCAAAGCAGAGAACATCACAGTGACCATCGAGGGCAAGGACGTTCTCAAAGGACAAAGCGTCCATGCGACCCCCGGGGAAACCCTGGCGTTTGTTGGGCCCAGCGGGTGCGGGAAGACAACTCTCCTCAATGTCCTGGGGCTCCTGCGCCGTGTCGACGGCGGGCAGGTGCACGTCGGGGGCCGGGACGCCACGCGGTGGGACGACCGGCGTCGTCGTCGGTTCTGGCAGCAGCACGCCGCCTTTGTCTTCCAGGATTACGGCCTCATCGATGAAGAATCTGTCGAGTACAACGTTGCCCTCTCGCAGATGCCAATCTTCGGACTTGTGAAGCGCCACAGGGCGGGCATTGAAAGTGCGCTGGACCGGGTGGGACTTGTAGGCCGGGCCGGCGAGAAGGTTTCAACTCTGAGCGGCGGCGAGAAGCAACGCGTCGGCCTAGCCCGGGCGATGTTCCGCTCCGCCGACGTCATCTTTGCGGACGAGCCGACCGCGTCCCTCGACCTCGACAACCGCAATCTCGTGACACTCTTCCTGCAGGAAGAGGCAGCCCGCGGCGCCGCCGTCATCATAGCCACCCACGACGAGGCGCTCATCAAGGCATGCGACGTGTCGCTCCGACTTGGCTCTGCGGTCGTGGCGAAGCCGCGGCTGGCCAACCCGGCGGAGGGCTACAGCGACTGA
- a CDS encoding VOC family protein, protein MSDSSNEGIKTVLHPVSDLAAAKAVYTALLGTPPQADGPYYVGFDVAGQHIGLVPGGGPQAMTSPVAYWHVSDIEAKLAEVTAAGATLKEAARDVGGGRLVATVTDPDGNVLGLLQDPQ, encoded by the coding sequence ATGAGCGACTCTTCCAACGAGGGAATCAAGACCGTGCTGCATCCCGTTTCCGACCTCGCCGCGGCGAAGGCGGTGTACACCGCTTTGCTCGGGACACCGCCGCAGGCCGACGGGCCGTATTACGTCGGCTTCGACGTCGCGGGCCAACACATCGGGCTCGTCCCGGGAGGCGGACCGCAGGCCATGACCTCGCCCGTCGCCTACTGGCACGTTTCGGACATCGAGGCGAAGCTGGCCGAGGTGACTGCCGCCGGCGCTACCCTGAAGGAAGCAGCCCGCGACGTCGGGGGCGGCCGTCTGGTTGCCACCGTGACCGACCCCGACGGCAACGTCCTCGGGCTGCTTCAGGATCCTCAATAG
- a CDS encoding YybH family protein, which translates to MSDSDLDLMVEKYHRALDAFVKGDPEQQKKLFSKRDDVTLANPLGPPARGSSAVEATMDRASSGLREGEPIRFERISGYVGTELAYIVEIEWARAKVGGSDEVSPIPLRVTTIFRREEGEWMVLHRHADPILSPRPIESIVQA; encoded by the coding sequence ATGTCGGATTCCGATCTCGATCTGATGGTGGAGAAATACCATCGAGCGCTTGATGCGTTCGTCAAGGGAGACCCGGAGCAGCAGAAGAAGCTGTTCTCAAAGCGGGACGACGTCACGCTCGCCAATCCGCTCGGGCCGCCTGCGCGGGGCTCGAGTGCGGTCGAGGCGACCATGGATCGGGCGTCTTCCGGGCTGAGGGAGGGTGAGCCCATCAGATTCGAGCGAATCTCCGGGTACGTCGGGACGGAGCTTGCGTACATCGTCGAAATTGAATGGGCGCGGGCCAAGGTTGGCGGGTCTGATGAGGTGTCCCCGATACCCCTTCGGGTGACGACGATCTTCCGCCGGGAAGAAGGTGAGTGGATGGTCCTCCACCGTCATGCGGATCCCATACTTTCCCCGCGGCCAATCGAGTCGATCGTCCAGGCCTAG
- a CDS encoding CYTH and CHAD domain-containing protein, giving the protein MSTQESVETERKYDADLETPLPAFGDIIGVEQVADPADHQLEAVYFDTDGLILAKHRITLRRRTGGTDSGWHLKLPADRGMRVEIQAPLGQPESVPEELAEKLLVFTRGDELRPVARIHTRRTLHRLHGSEDVTLADFVDDHVTAETLHPMQLERQWREWEIELVHGDEALFESAERVLSGTGATPSEHASKLARAFGTAWPAAVPAPPKARPKGSAGDAIVAYIAAQIAEITALDSGVRQGADDAVHGMRSATRRLRSTLSAYGKLFDADAGDQLKSELKWLTKVLGKARDAEVLRDRIGELLNEQPDGLVPAPAASRINDELEAAFNSGYREMLRSLGTKRYFRLLDALEDFRDTPPTMPRAGKKARPVTAKLADKAIKRLRRSQKAAAQHTGVENDTALHQVRKDAKRLRHAAEALQDVHGKPAVRLVRDAREFQKILGEHQDSVVSRSVLLRLANDAGGSVEDNSPYGPLLAAEERRAADSGARYEKLAKKKRLNPL; this is encoded by the coding sequence ATGTCGACCCAGGAATCCGTGGAAACAGAACGCAAGTACGACGCTGACTTGGAAACGCCCCTTCCCGCGTTCGGGGACATCATCGGCGTCGAACAAGTCGCAGACCCTGCAGATCATCAACTCGAGGCCGTCTACTTCGACACGGACGGCCTCATCCTTGCCAAGCACCGCATCACCTTGCGGCGCCGCACCGGCGGCACCGATTCAGGCTGGCATCTGAAACTGCCGGCAGACCGGGGCATGCGCGTGGAGATCCAGGCGCCGCTTGGCCAGCCTGAGTCCGTTCCAGAGGAACTGGCAGAGAAGCTCCTCGTGTTCACCCGCGGCGATGAGCTAAGGCCCGTGGCGCGGATCCACACTCGCCGCACTTTGCACCGGCTGCACGGAAGCGAGGACGTCACCCTGGCCGACTTCGTGGATGACCACGTGACAGCCGAGACCTTGCACCCCATGCAGCTGGAGAGGCAATGGCGGGAATGGGAAATCGAGCTGGTCCACGGCGATGAAGCCCTGTTTGAGAGTGCGGAGCGCGTCTTGTCGGGGACCGGCGCAACCCCCTCGGAGCACGCTTCCAAGCTGGCCCGCGCATTCGGAACCGCCTGGCCAGCCGCCGTGCCGGCGCCACCAAAAGCCCGTCCGAAGGGTTCTGCGGGAGACGCAATAGTTGCCTACATAGCCGCGCAGATTGCCGAAATCACCGCCCTGGACTCCGGAGTCCGGCAGGGCGCCGACGACGCCGTTCACGGCATGCGCTCAGCCACCCGCAGGCTCCGCTCGACGTTGTCCGCCTACGGCAAGCTCTTCGACGCCGACGCCGGTGATCAGCTCAAATCCGAACTGAAATGGCTGACCAAGGTCCTGGGCAAGGCCCGGGATGCCGAGGTGCTGCGCGACCGGATCGGGGAACTCCTGAATGAGCAACCCGACGGCCTGGTGCCAGCTCCAGCCGCCTCCAGGATCAATGACGAACTCGAGGCCGCCTTCAACTCCGGGTATCGCGAGATGCTCCGCTCCTTGGGAACGAAACGCTATTTCCGGCTCCTGGACGCGCTTGAGGATTTCCGCGACACGCCCCCCACGATGCCTCGTGCCGGGAAGAAGGCCCGCCCCGTCACGGCCAAGCTGGCCGACAAAGCGATCAAGCGGCTGCGCCGGTCCCAGAAGGCGGCGGCCCAGCACACCGGCGTCGAAAACGACACGGCGTTGCATCAGGTCCGCAAAGACGCCAAACGGCTGCGCCATGCGGCCGAAGCGTTGCAAGACGTTCATGGGAAGCCCGCTGTGCGCTTGGTCCGTGACGCCCGCGAGTTCCAGAAAATCCTAGGAGAGCACCAGGACAGCGTCGTAAGCCGTTCGGTGCTGCTCCGCCTCGCAAACGATGCCGGCGGATCGGTGGAGGACAACTCGCCTTATGGCCCCCTGCTCGCTGCCGAGGAGCGGCGAGCCGCGGACTCAGGGGCCCGCTATGAAAAGCTCGCCAAGAAGAAGCGCCTGAATCCCCTGTGA
- a CDS encoding SDR family NAD(P)-dependent oxidoreductase: protein MGNETAWQEAAINGRFGGKTIIVTGAGSGIGQATALRVAKEGGRVIAADISKERLDALVEENGGLDLVPVAGDISTEETVAAVVVAAGGRVDALANIAGIMDNFAPIHEVDDAMWERVFRINVTALMRLTRAVVPLMLEAGTGSVVNVASEAGLRGSAAGASYTASKHAVVGLTKNSAVMYGPKGLRFNAVAPGPTITNIEAVWGSQLAAERLGPLMQATVPTPATAAQLAASITFLLSDDGTNVNGAILASDGGWSAL from the coding sequence ATGGGCAACGAAACTGCATGGCAGGAGGCCGCCATCAATGGCCGTTTTGGCGGGAAGACAATCATCGTCACAGGAGCGGGCTCGGGCATCGGCCAGGCCACGGCCCTGCGCGTCGCGAAGGAAGGTGGCCGGGTCATCGCCGCCGACATCAGCAAGGAGCGCCTGGACGCCTTGGTGGAGGAAAACGGCGGCCTGGACCTGGTGCCCGTGGCCGGCGACATCTCCACCGAGGAGACCGTTGCCGCCGTCGTCGTTGCCGCGGGCGGCCGCGTGGACGCCCTCGCCAACATCGCCGGCATCATGGACAACTTCGCCCCGATCCACGAAGTAGACGACGCCATGTGGGAGCGCGTTTTCCGGATCAACGTCACGGCACTCATGCGCCTGACCCGAGCTGTGGTGCCGCTGATGCTGGAGGCCGGCACCGGCTCCGTGGTCAACGTCGCCTCCGAGGCAGGGCTGCGCGGCTCCGCGGCTGGTGCCAGCTACACGGCGTCGAAACACGCCGTGGTCGGGCTGACCAAGAACTCGGCCGTGATGTACGGGCCGAAGGGACTCCGCTTCAACGCCGTTGCCCCGGGGCCCACCATTACGAACATCGAGGCGGTGTGGGGATCCCAATTGGCCGCCGAACGCCTCGGTCCGCTCATGCAGGCCACTGTCCCCACCCCCGCGACGGCCGCCCAGTTGGCGGCGTCGATCACCTTCCTGCTCAGCGACGACGGCACCAACGTCAACGGCGCCATCCTCGCGTCCGACGGCGGCTGGTCGGCGCTGTAG
- a CDS encoding NUDIX domain-containing protein has protein sequence MTVRSAGILLYRRSSTAELEVWIAHMGGPFWAHKDARAWSIPKGEYLEDEDPLVAAKREFAEEMGTPPPAVEYHQLGIFRQPSGKLVAAFTAESDFDPERIVSNTFELEWPRGSGIVRSYPEIDDAMWAMETEARAKLVGGQVPILDALIRHLGSA, from the coding sequence ATGACAGTTCGAAGCGCGGGCATTCTGTTGTACCGTCGGAGCTCCACCGCGGAATTGGAAGTGTGGATAGCCCACATGGGCGGCCCGTTCTGGGCCCATAAGGATGCACGCGCGTGGTCCATTCCCAAAGGCGAATACCTCGAAGACGAGGATCCCCTGGTGGCCGCCAAGCGGGAATTCGCCGAGGAGATGGGCACTCCCCCGCCCGCGGTCGAATATCACCAGCTGGGCATCTTCCGGCAACCGTCGGGCAAACTGGTGGCGGCTTTCACGGCGGAGTCGGACTTCGACCCCGAGAGAATCGTGAGCAACACCTTCGAGCTGGAGTGGCCGCGAGGATCCGGCATTGTCCGGAGCTACCCGGAGATCGACGACGCCATGTGGGCCATGGAGACCGAGGCCCGCGCCAAATTGGTGGGCGGGCAGGTGCCGATCCTCGACGCGTTGATCCGGCACCTCGGGAGCGCCTAG
- a CDS encoding DUF1992 domain-containing protein has translation MNSENNAFKHRLERATELRNVRATDMTAEEEAELEAVEEQERRKRKKVDDAARVEYLIRDAMAQGKFDNLKYAGKPIPGLGERYDPDWWVKGLIQREHLSGLGPKAILLRTEDAELDAKLDALYSEKQVRDLVEDFNARVVDARRQLQGGPPVITKTRDVGVELERWRERRAAAAKATAAQEAVNQELAGKRPWWRRIWNGSG, from the coding sequence GTGAACAGCGAAAACAATGCATTCAAGCACCGGCTGGAGCGAGCCACGGAGCTGAGGAACGTCCGCGCGACCGACATGACGGCCGAGGAAGAGGCCGAACTTGAAGCCGTCGAGGAACAAGAGCGGCGGAAGCGCAAGAAGGTGGACGACGCTGCGCGGGTGGAATACCTGATCCGCGACGCCATGGCGCAAGGTAAGTTCGACAACCTGAAGTATGCAGGCAAGCCGATCCCCGGGCTGGGGGAGCGCTACGATCCGGATTGGTGGGTCAAAGGCCTCATCCAGCGCGAGCATCTCAGCGGCCTTGGCCCGAAGGCCATTCTGCTCCGCACCGAGGATGCCGAACTGGATGCGAAGCTCGATGCGCTGTACTCGGAAAAGCAGGTGCGCGATCTGGTGGAGGACTTCAACGCCCGGGTCGTTGACGCGCGGCGCCAGCTCCAGGGCGGCCCGCCCGTGATCACGAAAACCCGCGACGTCGGCGTCGAGCTGGAACGCTGGCGCGAGCGCCGGGCTGCGGCTGCTAAGGCAACTGCGGCCCAGGAAGCGGTGAATCAGGAACTTGCGGGCAAGCGGCCGTGGTGGCGTCGCATCTGGAACGGTTCCGGGTAG
- a CDS encoding DUF2630 family protein: MDEQGILHRIQSLVEEERELREKAEAAPPGPAHAPDRARLERIEQDLDQCWDLLRQRRAKRQYGENPNEAKPRPPKQVEGYTG; this comes from the coding sequence ATGGACGAACAGGGCATTCTGCACCGCATCCAATCGCTGGTGGAGGAGGAGCGGGAACTCCGGGAGAAAGCAGAAGCGGCCCCGCCGGGTCCTGCACATGCACCTGACCGCGCAAGACTGGAGCGCATCGAACAGGACCTGGATCAATGCTGGGACCTGCTGCGGCAACGGCGGGCCAAGAGGCAGTACGGGGAGAACCCGAACGAGGCCAAACCACGGCCACCAAAACAGGTGGAGGGCTACACCGGCTGA
- a CDS encoding SDR family NAD(P)-dependent oxidoreductase, which yields MTTPDLTRPLSGKVALVTGASRGIGAAIATALAGAGADVVLASRDSAGLSGQVTSITSGGGNAVAMAVDVGDEDSVKALMARIRDRFGRLDAAVNNAAGGGRIPAPLAEWSSAEFDSAISVNLRGVFLCLKYEIELMLASGNGGAIVNMSSTAGEQGVAGMSGYVASKFGVGGLTRVAALDYASQGIRVNAIAPGPILTERLAAAGQAAQDRVAAAVPLGRIGSTSEVAAAALWLCSDQSSFVTGTVLAVDGGRLAGTPAFNTKPSR from the coding sequence ATGACGACGCCGGATCTCACCCGGCCGCTGTCCGGCAAGGTCGCGCTTGTCACCGGAGCGAGCCGCGGAATCGGTGCAGCGATCGCAACTGCGCTGGCTGGCGCCGGTGCCGACGTCGTCCTCGCCTCTCGTGACAGTGCCGGCCTGTCCGGGCAGGTCACCTCCATTACTTCGGGCGGCGGGAATGCCGTGGCCATGGCCGTGGATGTGGGCGATGAGGACTCGGTGAAAGCCCTGATGGCCCGGATCCGGGACCGCTTCGGCCGTCTCGACGCCGCGGTCAACAACGCCGCAGGCGGCGGGCGGATCCCGGCACCCCTGGCCGAGTGGTCGAGCGCGGAGTTCGACAGCGCAATCTCGGTCAACCTGCGCGGAGTGTTCCTCTGCCTGAAATACGAAATAGAGCTCATGCTGGCAAGCGGGAACGGCGGGGCGATCGTCAATATGTCCTCCACGGCCGGCGAACAAGGCGTCGCCGGCATGAGCGGCTACGTGGCGAGCAAATTCGGCGTCGGCGGCCTGACCCGGGTGGCCGCGCTCGACTACGCCTCACAAGGGATCCGGGTCAACGCGATCGCTCCCGGCCCGATCCTCACCGAGCGACTCGCCGCGGCGGGCCAAGCCGCCCAAGACCGTGTGGCCGCGGCCGTGCCGCTGGGTCGGATCGGCTCCACATCCGAAGTTGCTGCCGCCGCCCTCTGGCTTTGCTCGGACCAGTCCTCGTTCGTTACCGGAACCGTTCTCGCCGTCGACGGCGGCCGGCTGGCTGGAACGCCTGCGTTCAACACCAAGCCGAGCCGCTGA